A stretch of Labrus mixtus chromosome 7, fLabMix1.1, whole genome shotgun sequence DNA encodes these proteins:
- the kif5ab gene encoding kinesin heavy chain isoform X2 yields the protein MSDSNAECNIKVLCRFRPLNKSEITRGDKFIPIFQREDTVILGGKSYVFDQVFPTNTTQEQVYNICAKQIVKDVLGGYNGTIFAYGQTSSGKTHTMEGNLHDPQGMGIIPRIAEDIFEHIFALDENLEFHIKVSYFEIYMDKIRDLLDVTKTNLSVHEDKYRVPYVKGCTERFVTSPEEVMDVIDEGKANRHVAVTNMNEHSSRSHSIFLINIKQENVETELKLCGKLYLVDLAGSEKVSKTGAEGSVLDEAKNINRSLSALGNVISALAEGTKSHVPYRDSKMTRILQDSLGGNCRTTMFICCSPSSYNDAETKSTLMFGQRAKTIRNTVSVNLELTAEQWKKKYEKEKEKNRSMKDTIQRLEAELNNWRSGEDVVVLEPLSPQTEDVPQVLPESEEPGLDICSPCSDASSIVVHISAEERQKYEEEIRKLYKQLDEKDDEINHQSQMVEKLKEQMLDQEELLASSRGDSEKVQSELGRLQTENDSAKAEVKEVLQALEELAVNYDQKSLEVEEKSVQNKLLAEELAKKMAHLMALEVELSRIQAASSHQRKRIAEILNGLMRDLSEFSTIVGNRDIKLPMEITGAIEEEFTVARLYISKIKSEVKSMVKRCRHLENLQMECHRKMEETGRELSSCHLLVSQHEAKIRSLTEYMQSVEKKKRQLEDSYDSLSEELAKIQAQESVSQVTRGENHTSDLDSSDIKRALEQQMESHREAHSKQLSRLRDEINEKQKIIDDLTDCNQKQQLELEQLHCDFECLRIREHHKSRQLEELTFLHERHEQSKQDLKGLEETVARELHTLHNLRKLFVQDLTTRVRKSAQMEPDDSGGYITQKQKISFLENNLDQLTKVHKQLVRDNADLRCELPKLEKRLRSTAERVKALEGALKEAKEGAMNDRRRYQQEVERIKDVMRVRNPFRRPHAALIAKPVRPGHYTPCSPTNPFFVRGYSDNPAAFLRADFHNSNNKEAASPAAAPAAAPETPESEPRLPETNSNQNSPSKHLDAKNNDSTDNVSQNNMLSDEPTTQTVKNTAEMLDSENGNTTDINDNRPDICDNQDPARLYSLQPEATTS from the exons GGGAAGTCGTACGTGTTTGACCAGGTGTTTCCCACCAACACCACACAGGAGCAGGTCTACAACATCTGCGCCAAGCAGATTGTCAAAG ATGTACTGGGTGGATACAATGGAACCATCTTTGCCTATGGGCAGACCTCCTCGGGGAAAACGCACACCATGGAG GGGAACCTTCATGATCCCCAGGGAATGGGAATCATCCCCCGTATCGCAGAGGACATTTTCGAACATATATTTGCCCTGGATGAGAATCTGGAGTTCCACATTAAG GTCTCCTACTTTGAGATCTACATGGATAAAATCCGGGACCTGCTGGATG TGACGAAAACCAACCTGTCAGTGCACGAAGACAAATACAGAGTTCCTTATGTAAAG GGCTGCACAGAGCGATTTGTCACCAGCCCCGAGGAAGTGATGGATGTGATAGATGAAGGGAAGGCCAACCGCCACGTTGCTGTCACCA aCATGAATGAGCACAGTTCTCGCAGCCACAGCATCTTCCTGATAAACATTAAACAAGAAAACGTGGAGACGGAGCTAAAGCTATGTGGAAAGCTGTACCTGGTCGACCTAGCTGGTAGTGAGAAG gTCAGTAAAACAGGTGCAGAGGGATCAGTGCTGGATGAGGCCAAGAACATCAACAGGTCTCTGTCAGCTCTGGGGAACGTCATCTCAGCTTTGGCCGAGGGAACG AAATCCCACGTGCCGTACCGTGACAGCAAAATGACTCGCATCTTACAGGACTCGCTGGGCGGGAACTGTCGCACCACCATGTTCATCTGTTGCTCTCCCTCCAGCTACAATGACGCAGAGACTAAATCTACCTTGATGTTTGGCCAAAG AGCCAAGACCATTAGAAATACTGTATCAGTGAACCTGGAGCTCACAGCCGAGCAGTGGAAGAAGAAGTacgagaaggagaaggagaagaacaGGTCAATGAAGGACACAATTCAAAGACTGGAGGCTGAGCTGAACAACTGGAGGAGCG GTGAGgatgttgttgtgttggagCCTCTGAGCCCACAAACTGAGGACGTCCCCCAGGTCCTTCCTGAGTCTGAGGAGCCCGGTCTCGACATCTGCAGCCCATGCTCTGACGCCTCCTCCATTGTGGTGCACATCTCTGCGGAGGAGCGGCAGAAGTATGAGGAGGAGATACGCAAGCTTTACAAACAGCTTGATGAAAAG GATGATGAGATCAACCACCAGAGCCAGATGGTGGAGAAACTGAAGGAGCAGATGCTCGACCAGGAGGAG CTTTTAGCATCATCCAGAGGGGACAGTGAGAAGGTTCAGTCAGAGCTCGGCAGGCTGCAGACAGAGAACGATTCCGCCAAGGCCGAGGTCAAAGAGGTCCTCCAGGCCCTGGAGGAGCTGGCAGTCAACTACGACCAAAAGAgcctggaggtggaggagaagagcgTGCAGAACAAGCTGCTGGCTGAAGAGCTTGCAAAGAAAATG GCTCACCTCATGGCTTTGGAGGTGGAGCTGTCCCGCATCCAGGCAGCGAGCAGCCACCAAAGGAAACGCATCGCTGAGATTCTCAACGGGCTGATGAGGGACCTAAGCGAGTTCAGCACCATTGTTGGAAACAGAGACATCAAGCTG CCCATGGAGATCACCGGGGCTATCGAGGAGGAGTTCACCGTGGCTCGCCTCTACATCAGCAAAATCAAGTCAGAGGTGAAGTCCATGGTGAAGCGCTGCCGTCACCTGGAAAACCTGCAGATGGAGTGTCACCGCAAGATGGAGGAGACGGGCAGAGAGTTGTCCTCATGCCATCTCCTCGTGTCACAG CATGAGGCAAAGATCCGCTCTCTAACGGAGTACATGCAGagtgtggagaagaagaagagacagctGGAGGACAGCTACGACTCCCTGAGCGAAGAGCTGGCCAAAATCCAAGCTCAAG aGAGCGTGTCACAGGTGACCAGAGGGGAGAATCACACATCTGACCTGGATTCCTCTGATATAAAG AGGGCTCTGGAGCAGCAGATGGAGTCGCACCGTGAGGCACACAGCAAACAGCTGAGCCGCCTGCGAGACGAGATCAATGAGAAGCAGAAGATCATTGATGACTTAACCGA CTGCAACCAGAAACAGCAGCTGGAGTTGGAGCAACTGCACTGTGACTTTGAATGTCTGAGGATCCGAGAGCATCACAAGAGCCGGCAGCTGGAGGAACTGAC ATTTCTTCATGAGCGACATGAGCAGTCAAAGCAGGATCTCAAAGGGCTGGAGGAGACTGTT GCTCGTGAGCTTCACACCCTGCACAACCTACGCAAGCTTTTTGTTCAAGACCTCACGACTCGAGTTAGAAAA AGTGCACAGATGGAGCCTGATGACAGTGGGGGATACATCACTCAGAAACAGAAGATTTCCTTTCTTGAAAACAACCTGGACCAGCTTACAAAAGTTCACAAGCAG cTGGTACGTGACAATGCAGATCTTCGCTGTGAACTTCCAAAACTGGAGAAACGTCTTCGGTCTACTGCTGAACGAGTCAAGGCGCTTGAAGGTGCGCTGAAGGAAGCCAAGGAAGGAGCCATGAACGACCGCCGCCGCTACCAGCAGGAAGTGGAGCGAATCAAAGATGTGATGAGGGTTCGCAATCCCTTCCGCCGGCCCCATGCAGCACTGATAG CCAAGCCTGTGCGTCCCGGCCACTATACACCATGCTCTCCAACAAACCCGTTCTTCGTTCGAGGCTACAGCGATAACCCCGCTGCCTTCCTCCGAGCTGATTtccacaacagcaacaacaaagaagcggcttctcctgctgctgctcctgctgctgctcctgaaaCACCAGAGAGTGAGCCGAGGTTACCTGAGACAAACTCCAACCAGAACAGCCCCTCCAAACACCTCGACGCCAAAAACAACGATTCGACTGACAACGTCTCTCAGAACAACAT GCTTTCAGATGAACCCACGACCCAAACAGTCAAGAACACTGCAGAGATGCTCGATTCAGAAAATG gaAACACCACAGATATCAATGACAACAG ACCTGACATCTGTGACAACCAGGATCCAGCCAGACTCTACAGCCTGCAGCCTGAGGCGACAACCAGCTAA
- the kif5ab gene encoding kinesin heavy chain isoform X1, whose amino-acid sequence MSDSNAECNIKVLCRFRPLNKSEITRGDKFIPIFQREDTVILGGKSYVFDQVFPTNTTQEQVYNICAKQIVKDVLGGYNGTIFAYGQTSSGKTHTMEGNLHDPQGMGIIPRIAEDIFEHIFALDENLEFHIKVSYFEIYMDKIRDLLDVTKTNLSVHEDKYRVPYVKGCTERFVTSPEEVMDVIDEGKANRHVAVTNMNEHSSRSHSIFLINIKQENVETELKLCGKLYLVDLAGSEKVSKTGAEGSVLDEAKNINRSLSALGNVISALAEGTKSHVPYRDSKMTRILQDSLGGNCRTTMFICCSPSSYNDAETKSTLMFGQRAKTIRNTVSVNLELTAEQWKKKYEKEKEKNRSMKDTIQRLEAELNNWRSGEDVVVLEPLSPQTEDVPQVLPESEEPGLDICSPCSDASSIVVHISAEERQKYEEEIRKLYKQLDEKDDEINHQSQMVEKLKEQMLDQEELLASSRGDSEKVQSELGRLQTENDSAKAEVKEVLQALEELAVNYDQKSLEVEEKSVQNKLLAEELAKKMAHLMALEVELSRIQAASSHQRKRIAEILNGLMRDLSEFSTIVGNRDIKLPMEITGAIEEEFTVARLYISKIKSEVKSMVKRCRHLENLQMECHRKMEETGRELSSCHLLVSQHEAKIRSLTEYMQSVEKKKRQLEDSYDSLSEELAKIQAQESVSQVTRGENHTSDLDSSDIKRALEQQMESHREAHSKQLSRLRDEINEKQKIIDDLTDCNQKQQLELEQLHCDFECLRIREHHKSRQLEELTFLHERHEQSKQDLKGLEETVARELHTLHNLRKLFVQDLTTRVRKSAQMEPDDSGGYITQKQKISFLENNLDQLTKVHKQLVRDNADLRCELPKLEKRLRSTAERVKALEGALKEAKEGAMNDRRRYQQEVERIKDVMRVRNPFRRPHAALIAKPVRPGHYTPCSPTNPFFVRGYSDNPAAFLRADFHNSNNKEAASPAAAPAAAPETPESEPRLPETNSNQNSPSKHLDAKNNDSTDNVSQNNMLSDEPTTQTVKNTAEMLDSENGNTTDINDNSMCLNVYSVSRPDICDNQDPARLYSLQPEATTS is encoded by the exons GGGAAGTCGTACGTGTTTGACCAGGTGTTTCCCACCAACACCACACAGGAGCAGGTCTACAACATCTGCGCCAAGCAGATTGTCAAAG ATGTACTGGGTGGATACAATGGAACCATCTTTGCCTATGGGCAGACCTCCTCGGGGAAAACGCACACCATGGAG GGGAACCTTCATGATCCCCAGGGAATGGGAATCATCCCCCGTATCGCAGAGGACATTTTCGAACATATATTTGCCCTGGATGAGAATCTGGAGTTCCACATTAAG GTCTCCTACTTTGAGATCTACATGGATAAAATCCGGGACCTGCTGGATG TGACGAAAACCAACCTGTCAGTGCACGAAGACAAATACAGAGTTCCTTATGTAAAG GGCTGCACAGAGCGATTTGTCACCAGCCCCGAGGAAGTGATGGATGTGATAGATGAAGGGAAGGCCAACCGCCACGTTGCTGTCACCA aCATGAATGAGCACAGTTCTCGCAGCCACAGCATCTTCCTGATAAACATTAAACAAGAAAACGTGGAGACGGAGCTAAAGCTATGTGGAAAGCTGTACCTGGTCGACCTAGCTGGTAGTGAGAAG gTCAGTAAAACAGGTGCAGAGGGATCAGTGCTGGATGAGGCCAAGAACATCAACAGGTCTCTGTCAGCTCTGGGGAACGTCATCTCAGCTTTGGCCGAGGGAACG AAATCCCACGTGCCGTACCGTGACAGCAAAATGACTCGCATCTTACAGGACTCGCTGGGCGGGAACTGTCGCACCACCATGTTCATCTGTTGCTCTCCCTCCAGCTACAATGACGCAGAGACTAAATCTACCTTGATGTTTGGCCAAAG AGCCAAGACCATTAGAAATACTGTATCAGTGAACCTGGAGCTCACAGCCGAGCAGTGGAAGAAGAAGTacgagaaggagaaggagaagaacaGGTCAATGAAGGACACAATTCAAAGACTGGAGGCTGAGCTGAACAACTGGAGGAGCG GTGAGgatgttgttgtgttggagCCTCTGAGCCCACAAACTGAGGACGTCCCCCAGGTCCTTCCTGAGTCTGAGGAGCCCGGTCTCGACATCTGCAGCCCATGCTCTGACGCCTCCTCCATTGTGGTGCACATCTCTGCGGAGGAGCGGCAGAAGTATGAGGAGGAGATACGCAAGCTTTACAAACAGCTTGATGAAAAG GATGATGAGATCAACCACCAGAGCCAGATGGTGGAGAAACTGAAGGAGCAGATGCTCGACCAGGAGGAG CTTTTAGCATCATCCAGAGGGGACAGTGAGAAGGTTCAGTCAGAGCTCGGCAGGCTGCAGACAGAGAACGATTCCGCCAAGGCCGAGGTCAAAGAGGTCCTCCAGGCCCTGGAGGAGCTGGCAGTCAACTACGACCAAAAGAgcctggaggtggaggagaagagcgTGCAGAACAAGCTGCTGGCTGAAGAGCTTGCAAAGAAAATG GCTCACCTCATGGCTTTGGAGGTGGAGCTGTCCCGCATCCAGGCAGCGAGCAGCCACCAAAGGAAACGCATCGCTGAGATTCTCAACGGGCTGATGAGGGACCTAAGCGAGTTCAGCACCATTGTTGGAAACAGAGACATCAAGCTG CCCATGGAGATCACCGGGGCTATCGAGGAGGAGTTCACCGTGGCTCGCCTCTACATCAGCAAAATCAAGTCAGAGGTGAAGTCCATGGTGAAGCGCTGCCGTCACCTGGAAAACCTGCAGATGGAGTGTCACCGCAAGATGGAGGAGACGGGCAGAGAGTTGTCCTCATGCCATCTCCTCGTGTCACAG CATGAGGCAAAGATCCGCTCTCTAACGGAGTACATGCAGagtgtggagaagaagaagagacagctGGAGGACAGCTACGACTCCCTGAGCGAAGAGCTGGCCAAAATCCAAGCTCAAG aGAGCGTGTCACAGGTGACCAGAGGGGAGAATCACACATCTGACCTGGATTCCTCTGATATAAAG AGGGCTCTGGAGCAGCAGATGGAGTCGCACCGTGAGGCACACAGCAAACAGCTGAGCCGCCTGCGAGACGAGATCAATGAGAAGCAGAAGATCATTGATGACTTAACCGA CTGCAACCAGAAACAGCAGCTGGAGTTGGAGCAACTGCACTGTGACTTTGAATGTCTGAGGATCCGAGAGCATCACAAGAGCCGGCAGCTGGAGGAACTGAC ATTTCTTCATGAGCGACATGAGCAGTCAAAGCAGGATCTCAAAGGGCTGGAGGAGACTGTT GCTCGTGAGCTTCACACCCTGCACAACCTACGCAAGCTTTTTGTTCAAGACCTCACGACTCGAGTTAGAAAA AGTGCACAGATGGAGCCTGATGACAGTGGGGGATACATCACTCAGAAACAGAAGATTTCCTTTCTTGAAAACAACCTGGACCAGCTTACAAAAGTTCACAAGCAG cTGGTACGTGACAATGCAGATCTTCGCTGTGAACTTCCAAAACTGGAGAAACGTCTTCGGTCTACTGCTGAACGAGTCAAGGCGCTTGAAGGTGCGCTGAAGGAAGCCAAGGAAGGAGCCATGAACGACCGCCGCCGCTACCAGCAGGAAGTGGAGCGAATCAAAGATGTGATGAGGGTTCGCAATCCCTTCCGCCGGCCCCATGCAGCACTGATAG CCAAGCCTGTGCGTCCCGGCCACTATACACCATGCTCTCCAACAAACCCGTTCTTCGTTCGAGGCTACAGCGATAACCCCGCTGCCTTCCTCCGAGCTGATTtccacaacagcaacaacaaagaagcggcttctcctgctgctgctcctgctgctgctcctgaaaCACCAGAGAGTGAGCCGAGGTTACCTGAGACAAACTCCAACCAGAACAGCCCCTCCAAACACCTCGACGCCAAAAACAACGATTCGACTGACAACGTCTCTCAGAACAACAT GCTTTCAGATGAACCCACGACCCAAACAGTCAAGAACACTGCAGAGATGCTCGATTCAGAAAATG gaAACACCACAGATATCAATGACAACAG CATGTGTCTCAATGTGTATTCTGTGTCCAGACCTGACATCTGTGACAACCAGGATCCAGCCAGACTCTACAGCCTGCAGCCTGAGGCGACAACCAGCTAA